From the Aquitalea magnusonii genome, one window contains:
- a CDS encoding pyrimidine 5'-nucleotidase, producing the protein MSAPTWIFDLDDTLHQASLGIFAHISRMMNLYMERHLDMSAEEARQLRLHYWHRYGATLQGLMRHHDVDAGHFLQETHLLDELYRWLVWEPSLTATLRALPGRKIVLSNGPQHYIEGLLHKMDVHRQFAACYGMEKMRFRPKPDRRGFRCMLQAERLDPAHCIMVEDSLPNLYAAKSLGMRTVWISRQCRKPAFVDVRVNKLSQLLRQRW; encoded by the coding sequence ATGTCTGCTCCCACCTGGATTTTTGATCTCGACGATACCCTGCATCAGGCTAGCCTGGGGATCTTTGCCCATATCAGTCGCATGATGAACCTATATATGGAGCGGCATCTGGACATGTCAGCAGAGGAAGCTCGACAACTGCGGCTACATTACTGGCATCGTTATGGCGCAACCCTGCAGGGACTGATGCGCCACCACGACGTGGATGCCGGTCATTTCCTGCAGGAGACACACTTACTGGATGAGCTGTATCGCTGGCTGGTATGGGAGCCGTCACTGACAGCTACCCTGCGCGCACTGCCTGGCCGCAAGATTGTGCTATCCAACGGCCCGCAACACTATATAGAAGGGCTGCTGCATAAAATGGATGTCCACCGCCAGTTTGCAGCCTGCTATGGCATGGAGAAAATGCGCTTCCGTCCAAAGCCGGACCGGCGTGGCTTTCGCTGCATGTTGCAGGCGGAGCGGCTTGATCCGGCACACTGCATCATGGTGGAGGATTCTTTGCCCAATCTGTATGCCGCCAAATCACTGGGCATGCGTACGGTGTGGATCAGCCGCCAATGCCGCAAACCCGCTTTTGTCGATGTGCGGGTCAACAAGCTGAGTCAGTTGCTGCGGCAACGCTGGTAA
- a CDS encoding OmpW/AlkL family protein gives MKKLALAAAIGLISASAFAAQGDIIARFRVINVNPDVSADKTLSAIHTDVKSDTVPELDFTYMITNNIGAELILGTSRHELRSDLGSLGKVSVLPPTLTLQYHFTPEATFRPYVGVGVNYTRFYSNGLRALGQDVDIDQNSWGLAAQVGADVAISKNLFLNFDVKKIDIKTKARLGGQDIGTLKINPWVYGIGIGTKF, from the coding sequence ATGAAAAAGCTTGCTCTGGCTGCGGCCATCGGTCTGATTTCCGCTAGCGCCTTCGCCGCTCAAGGCGACATCATCGCGCGTTTCCGCGTGATCAATGTGAATCCCGATGTTAGTGCTGATAAGACGCTGTCCGCTATCCATACCGATGTGAAGTCCGATACCGTGCCAGAACTGGATTTCACTTACATGATCACCAACAATATCGGTGCTGAATTGATTTTGGGTACTTCCCGCCACGAATTGAGGAGTGATCTGGGTTCTTTGGGCAAGGTTTCGGTCCTGCCGCCGACTTTGACTCTGCAGTACCACTTCACTCCGGAAGCCACCTTCCGTCCGTATGTTGGTGTTGGTGTGAACTACACCCGTTTCTATAGCAATGGGCTGCGTGCTCTTGGTCAGGATGTTGACATCGATCAGAACAGCTGGGGCTTGGCCGCTCAGGTTGGTGCTGACGTTGCCATCAGCAAAAACCTGTTCCTGAACTTCGACGTAAAAAAGATCGACATCAAAACCAAGGCTCGTCTTGGTGGCCAAGACATTGGCACCCTGAAGATCAATCCGTGGGTATACGGTATTGGTATCGGCACCAAATTCTAA
- a CDS encoding PLP-dependent cysteine synthase family protein, whose translation MGNWASTAIRKIEADFNRSSDTHLIPLQIPALPQIQLYFKDESTHPTGSLKHRLARSLFLYGLCNGWIRYNTTIIEASSGSTAVSEAYFARLLGLPFIAVMPRGTSAEKIRSIEFYGGRCHLVDDPATIYEESRRLAQELKGHYMDQFTYAERATDWRGNNNIADTIFKQMELEPNPVPEWIVCGAGTGGTSATFGRYVRYQKLSTQICVVDPENSVFYDSYYSGDSDCRCEGGSGVEGIGRPRVEPSFIPTVIDKVVRVPNVASYAAIHFLEEVMGRKCGGSTGTNLFGVCELVSDMVRNGRHGSVVTLICDDGNRYLNSYYNAQWLEDNGHHITPWVERYRRFFFEGRW comes from the coding sequence ATGGGCAATTGGGCTAGTACTGCCATCCGCAAAATTGAGGCGGACTTCAATCGTTCCAGTGACACCCACCTAATACCGCTACAGATCCCGGCGTTGCCGCAAATCCAGTTGTACTTCAAGGATGAATCCACCCACCCGACCGGCAGCCTGAAGCATCGCCTGGCGCGTTCGCTATTCCTGTATGGCCTGTGCAATGGCTGGATTCGCTACAACACCACCATTATTGAGGCTTCCAGTGGCAGCACCGCGGTGTCCGAAGCCTATTTCGCCCGTTTGCTAGGTTTGCCCTTCATCGCGGTGATGCCGCGTGGTACTTCGGCTGAAAAAATCCGTTCCATCGAATTTTATGGCGGACGCTGTCACCTGGTGGATGACCCGGCGACCATCTATGAAGAGTCCCGACGTTTGGCGCAGGAGCTGAAGGGTCACTACATGGACCAATTCACCTATGCCGAACGCGCTACCGACTGGCGGGGTAACAATAATATTGCCGACACCATCTTCAAACAGATGGAGCTGGAGCCGAATCCGGTGCCGGAGTGGATTGTCTGCGGCGCGGGAACCGGTGGCACATCGGCTACCTTTGGCCGCTATGTGCGCTACCAGAAACTGTCGACACAAATCTGCGTTGTCGACCCGGAAAACTCGGTGTTTTACGATAGCTACTATAGCGGCGACAGCGACTGCCGCTGCGAAGGCGGCTCCGGCGTGGAAGGCATCGGTCGCCCGCGTGTTGAGCCATCCTTCATCCCCACCGTCATCGACAAGGTCGTCCGCGTGCCCAATGTGGCCAGCTACGCAGCCATCCATTTTCTGGAAGAGGTAATGGGCCGCAAGTGCGGCGGCTCCACCGGCACCAATCTGTTCGGCGTGTGTGAGCTGGTCAGCGACATGGTGCGCAACGGGCGGCATGGCTCGGTCGTCACGCTGATTTGCGATGATGGCAACCGCTACCTCAACAGCTACTACAACGCGCAGTGGCTGGAGGACAATGGCCACCACATCACACCATGGGTGGAGCGCTATCGCCGCTTCTTCTTTGAAGGCCGCTGGTAA